The following are encoded in a window of Telmatobacter sp. DSM 110680 genomic DNA:
- a CDS encoding DUF664 domain-containing protein — protein MKSITTRRTFVGAGAAALAVGFCEVLPDTAYADTSRPNVLGPLPGYAPQIGTFVSQLTWMREVNGVLAATKGLTQADLDSLFDKNANTIGALMLHLAATEKYYQMNTFDGMKWDSWSEDIKKKWDAAMNLGDAGRATIKGHDRDYYVNILHDVREKTLAEFRKKDDAWFLAVDKNMEWGPTNNLCKWFHVCEHEAHHTGQIALLRKRLPGAKPDSGSGGAA, from the coding sequence ATGAAATCAATTACCACGCGCAGAACCTTCGTAGGCGCGGGAGCCGCGGCGCTTGCGGTAGGATTTTGCGAAGTCCTGCCCGATACGGCATACGCCGACACCAGCAGACCCAACGTCCTTGGCCCACTGCCGGGCTATGCGCCACAGATTGGCACATTCGTCTCGCAGCTTACGTGGATGCGCGAAGTTAATGGCGTGCTCGCCGCGACAAAAGGACTCACGCAAGCTGATCTGGATTCTCTGTTCGACAAGAACGCCAACACCATTGGCGCGCTAATGCTTCACCTTGCCGCAACTGAAAAGTACTACCAGATGAATACTTTTGACGGAATGAAGTGGGATTCATGGTCCGAGGACATCAAGAAGAAATGGGATGCGGCGATGAATCTGGGCGACGCGGGTCGCGCCACCATCAAGGGTCACGATCGCGACTACTACGTCAACATCCTGCACGATGTCCGCGAGAAGACCCTGGCGGAATTCCGCAAGAAAGATGACGCATGGTTTCTGGCCGTTGACAAGAACATGGAGTGGGGGCCGACCAACAATCTCTGCAAGTGGTTTCATGTTTGCGAGCACGAAGCACACCATACCGGCCAGATTGCCCTGCTGCGTAAACGTCTCCCCGGCGCCAAACCAGATTCAGGCTCAGGGGGCGCTGCGTAG
- a CDS encoding ATP-binding cassette domain-containing protein produces the protein MAESQNEAAGNGEQFLELAQVNVARGDHVVLHDVNLSIRAGEHVAILGPNGCGKSTLIFTITCQIYPIVQPGMRVRIFGRERWDLTQLRKHFGIVASGLMGAELPGERTAVTTGLDAVIAGFFSASTLWPNLHVTDEMRERAAEALERLDAIYLANQLVGEMSAGEKRRILIARALVHRPRQLLLDEPSNALDLAAQRELRETLRRLAQEGTGLVLVTHHLGDILPEIERVILMSGGRIVGDGPRAEMLTAAKLSELFNAPVRIGRDEEWLHSW, from the coding sequence ATGGCCGAGAGCCAGAATGAAGCGGCTGGGAATGGCGAGCAGTTTCTAGAACTGGCTCAAGTCAACGTGGCGCGCGGTGATCACGTTGTGCTACACGATGTGAATCTCTCCATACGTGCCGGTGAGCACGTTGCGATTTTGGGCCCGAATGGATGCGGCAAATCCACCCTGATTTTTACCATCACCTGTCAGATTTATCCCATCGTACAGCCGGGAATGCGGGTCCGCATCTTCGGCCGAGAGCGCTGGGATCTGACTCAACTTCGCAAGCACTTCGGCATTGTTGCATCAGGGCTGATGGGCGCGGAATTGCCAGGTGAGCGGACGGCCGTAACGACAGGACTGGACGCGGTCATAGCAGGTTTTTTCTCTGCGTCCACTCTATGGCCGAACCTGCATGTGACGGACGAGATGCGCGAGCGTGCTGCTGAAGCTCTTGAACGGCTCGATGCCATTTACCTCGCAAACCAACTGGTAGGAGAAATGTCGGCAGGCGAGAAGCGGCGCATTTTGATTGCGCGGGCGCTGGTGCATCGTCCGCGTCAGTTGCTGCTCGATGAGCCTTCGAATGCACTGGATCTTGCGGCGCAGCGCGAATTACGCGAGACGCTGCGCCGCCTCGCGCAGGAGGGAACTGGCCTGGTTCTAGTGACGCACCATCTGGGCGACATTCTTCCAGAAATCGAACGCGTAATCCTGATGAGTGGTGGCCGCATTGTAGGAGATGGCCCGCGCGCTGAGATGCTGACCGCGGCGAAGCTGAGTGAACTCTTCAACGCACCGGTGCGAATTGGACGCGATGAAGAATGGTTGCACAGCTGGTGA
- a CDS encoding thiamine pyrophosphate-dependent enzyme, with product MAKTPNAKTEHKAKPVAAEKSFSLVSNEKLLAIYTAMVKCRMLEQRATLLFQQGKLDSDLHASAGREAASAGIAIDLQPNDTLGILPGEWLPAFVKGVTLDNLFRTLAPTAAERSGQQALAAGDLGLKNILTGDEAQVPETVRERAVEAQAAQEGAIVVAILPSTAKSLKPWQTVMTAAAAQKLPIVFAHYVGIESEGSNSAPKDKSKNPEALVNGLPAIVVDADDAVAVYRVAYEAIIRARQGRGATLLRCVGRSAVSTAAKPESGGKSGIHAISNDPVSSMEIYLESKGIEPKGHNREVVTSFNRDLELATRFLDQ from the coding sequence ATGGCCAAGACCCCAAACGCAAAAACTGAACACAAAGCCAAGCCTGTTGCCGCCGAGAAGAGTTTCTCGCTGGTGTCGAATGAGAAACTGCTCGCCATCTATACAGCGATGGTGAAGTGCCGCATGCTTGAGCAGCGTGCCACCTTGCTGTTTCAGCAAGGCAAGCTGGATTCTGATCTGCACGCATCGGCGGGACGCGAGGCGGCCTCGGCAGGCATCGCCATCGATCTGCAGCCCAATGACACGCTCGGCATTTTGCCGGGAGAATGGCTTCCCGCATTTGTAAAGGGCGTTACACTCGACAATCTCTTTCGGACACTGGCTCCAACGGCCGCGGAACGCAGCGGTCAGCAGGCGCTGGCTGCAGGAGATCTGGGTCTGAAAAATATTCTCACGGGCGATGAAGCACAGGTGCCAGAAACCGTCCGCGAGCGCGCCGTTGAAGCGCAGGCGGCGCAAGAAGGTGCCATCGTTGTCGCGATTCTCCCTTCGACGGCAAAGTCGCTCAAGCCGTGGCAAACGGTAATGACAGCGGCCGCTGCCCAAAAACTCCCCATCGTATTCGCACATTATGTAGGAATCGAGAGCGAAGGCAGCAACAGCGCGCCAAAAGATAAGTCGAAAAATCCTGAGGCGCTGGTCAACGGCTTGCCGGCTATCGTTGTCGACGCCGATGACGCTGTGGCCGTGTATCGCGTTGCGTATGAAGCCATCATCCGCGCAAGGCAAGGGCGTGGAGCAACCCTGTTGCGGTGTGTCGGTCGATCGGCGGTATCCACGGCCGCTAAGCCTGAGAGCGGCGGGAAATCGGGAATTCATGCGATTTCTAACGATCCCGTTTCCTCCATGGAAATCTACCTCGAGAGCAAAGGCATCGAACCAAAGGGGCACAACCGCGAGGTGGTCACATCCTTCAATCGCGACCTCGAGTTGGCTACCCGATTCCTTGATCAATAG
- the argJ gene encoding bifunctional glutamate N-acetyltransferase/amino-acid acetyltransferase ArgJ, translating to MSNLSQFVIPRGFRFGATKAGLKQSGRTDFALIVADAPVSAAAAFTGNRVKAAPLLIDAEHLRATGGYVRVVAINAGNANCAAGQAGIDAARATCKAAAETFGCKPEEVFPSSTGVIGVPLPAEKLVAALPALASTLGSQSDHFQQVAEAIITTDTIEKTAFARFEVLTPEIDGPGDIRQEVRIAAVGKGSGMIHPQLVPHATMLVYILTDAAVEPDVLDSYLRGAIDVSFNRISVDGDTSTNDTVLLLASGASGAQVGPGNREFGEALNQVCTSLARQIVADGEGVSHVVELRIHGATSDADALRVAKAIAHSPLVKTAWAGCDPNWGRLMAAIGYSGAQIDPEAIDISFGDLAICRNGGRAADYDEKTAHAYIQQAEFSINIDLHQGEGSCKFWTTDLTHEYIRINADYTT from the coding sequence ATGAGCAACCTCTCACAATTCGTGATTCCCCGCGGCTTCCGCTTCGGAGCAACCAAAGCCGGACTGAAGCAGAGCGGCCGCACTGACTTTGCGCTGATCGTCGCGGATGCACCTGTTTCAGCAGCGGCTGCATTCACGGGAAATCGCGTCAAAGCTGCACCGCTGTTAATCGACGCAGAGCATCTTCGCGCCACAGGGGGCTACGTTCGCGTAGTCGCCATCAATGCCGGAAATGCCAACTGCGCCGCAGGCCAAGCCGGAATCGACGCCGCCCGTGCCACGTGCAAGGCTGCGGCAGAGACCTTCGGCTGCAAGCCTGAGGAAGTCTTTCCTTCCTCCACCGGCGTTATCGGGGTTCCGCTTCCAGCGGAGAAACTCGTCGCAGCACTGCCGGCCCTGGCATCCACGCTCGGCTCGCAATCCGACCATTTTCAGCAAGTCGCAGAGGCGATCATCACTACCGATACGATAGAGAAAACCGCCTTCGCACGGTTCGAAGTGCTCACTCCCGAGATCGATGGGCCGGGTGATATCCGTCAGGAAGTGCGGATAGCCGCTGTGGGTAAGGGTTCGGGAATGATTCATCCGCAACTCGTGCCGCATGCCACGATGCTGGTGTACATCCTGACTGATGCAGCTGTGGAACCGGACGTGCTGGATTCATATCTACGCGGAGCGATTGACGTCAGCTTTAACCGCATCTCCGTCGACGGCGATACCTCCACCAACGACACCGTGCTTCTGCTCGCGTCGGGGGCCAGCGGCGCGCAGGTAGGGCCTGGAAATCGCGAATTCGGAGAGGCGTTGAACCAGGTGTGCACGTCACTTGCGCGGCAGATCGTTGCAGACGGCGAAGGCGTCTCGCATGTCGTTGAACTCCGCATCCACGGCGCCACCAGCGATGCTGATGCACTACGTGTTGCCAAAGCCATCGCTCATTCGCCGCTTGTGAAAACTGCGTGGGCCGGCTGCGATCCCAACTGGGGACGGCTAATGGCTGCCATCGGCTACTCTGGTGCACAGATCGATCCAGAGGCTATCGACATTTCGTTCGGTGATCTGGCCATTTGCCGTAATGGAGGCCGCGCGGCGGATTACGATGAGAAAACTGCCCATGCCTACATTCAGCAGGCCGAGTTTTCTATTAACATCGATCTTCACCAGGGCGAGGGCTCCTGCAAGTTCTGGACTACCGACCTCACGCACGAATACATTCGGATCAACGCCGACTACACTACTTAG